The following are encoded in a window of Flavobacterium cupriresistens genomic DNA:
- a CDS encoding NUDIX hydrolase has product MPDFIDKVALIHVNDHKVLSTISKNKNAFFFPGGKREPNESDIDCLKREIEEELNVTLNDDTIQFFGTFEAPAHGHAEGVNVRMICYFADYVGELKASNEIESFAWLEFKDKANSSLVDQLIFDELYEKNIIK; this is encoded by the coding sequence ATGCCTGATTTTATTGACAAAGTGGCTTTGATTCACGTAAATGATCACAAGGTTCTGAGTACCATCTCAAAGAATAAAAACGCATTTTTTTTCCCTGGTGGAAAGAGAGAACCTAACGAATCAGATATTGATTGTTTAAAAAGAGAGATTGAAGAAGAACTTAATGTTACATTGAATGATGATACTATTCAGTTTTTTGGCACTTTTGAAGCGCCTGCACACGGACATGCGGAAGGTGTAAATGTACGTATGATTTGTTATTTTGCTGACTATGTTGGTGAATTGAAAGCCAGTAATGAAATAGAAAGTTTTGCTTGGTTAGAATTTAAAGACAAAGCAAATTCCTCATTGGTTGATCAGTTGATATTTGATGAATTATATGAGAAAAATATAATTAAATAA
- a CDS encoding TPM domain-containing protein, with the protein MKKILILVISLVFPYVLFAQTKTQNVFSKSYNYVNDFEKILTPKQIENLNNVLKKGETKSTHKIIIVTTSSLNPYSNISDYTLDLDKYLINDLKVNASILIIMSEKLRQMRIQGVNKLHSKISDKEIEEIAANFVVPELKKGNYYKGLEDGIAQILKKIE; encoded by the coding sequence ATGAAAAAAATTTTAATTCTTGTAATTTCTTTAGTTTTCCCTTATGTTCTGTTTGCTCAGACGAAAACGCAAAATGTTTTTTCAAAATCATACAATTATGTAAATGACTTTGAAAAAATTCTGACTCCAAAACAAATAGAAAATCTCAATAACGTTCTAAAAAAAGGGGAAACAAAATCAACTCATAAAATTATAATTGTAACCACTTCTTCCCTAAACCCTTACTCAAACATCTCCGATTATACGCTGGATTTGGACAAATATCTAATCAATGACTTAAAGGTAAATGCTTCCATTTTAATTATCATGAGTGAAAAATTGAGACAAATGCGAATTCAGGGTGTTAACAAACTACACAGCAAGATTTCCGACAAAGAAATAGAAGAAATCGCAGCCAATTTTGTAGTTCCTGAATTAAAAAAGGGAAATTATTACAAAGGTCTGGAAGATGGAATAGCACAAATATTAAAAAAAATAGAATAA
- a CDS encoding TPM domain-containing protein, giving the protein MKKIFFIITLSVIFFNNSLAQSKTEAQNIFAKSYDYVNDFEKILTSKQVETLKEALKSCDTKTNNKILIITTPTLGSYTELADYSLELDKYLNTNLKIDASILLVISKQLRQIQIRGVEKLRNKLSDKEVEIILSTFVIPELKKGDYFKGLQEGTIQIIKKLEL; this is encoded by the coding sequence ATGAAAAAAATATTTTTCATCATTACACTTTCTGTAATTTTTTTCAACAATTCATTGGCTCAGTCAAAAACAGAAGCGCAAAATATCTTCGCAAAATCCTATGATTATGTAAATGACTTCGAAAAAATTCTGACTTCAAAACAAGTAGAAACTTTAAAAGAAGCCTTAAAATCCTGTGACACAAAAACCAACAATAAAATACTGATTATAACCACCCCTACATTAGGTTCCTACACAGAACTTGCCGATTATTCTTTAGAACTCGACAAATATTTGAATACCAATTTAAAGATAGATGCTTCTATTTTGCTCGTAATAAGCAAACAATTGAGACAAATACAAATTCGCGGAGTAGAAAAGTTACGCAACAAACTTAGTGACAAAGAAGTAGAAATAATCCTCTCTACTTTTGTCATTCCTGAACTAAAAAAAGGAGATTATTTTAAAGGGCTGCAAGAAGGAACAATTCAGATTATAAAAAAGCTGGAATTATAA